Within the Leptotrichia sp. oral taxon 498 genome, the region GCAAGATGAAGTGGATTTCTGGCTTGAAATGAATGGGAAATTTATTTATATCTATTATGTAGCTGTGAGAGATGAAAATGGTATATTTAAGGGAGTCCTTGAGATGATGCAAGATGTTACGAGAATAAGAAGCCTTGAAGGAAAGAGAACGCTTGTAACTTGGGAAAAACCTAAAAAATCTGAAATTAATCGGGAAAATCAAAAAAATTCTAAAGAAGATAAAAATCCTTATGGATTAACAGAAAATACAATAATCGGAGAAATAATAGATAAATATCCTTATATAAGAGAGTTTATGCCAACATTGTCGCCTACATACAAAAAACTGCTTGATCCAATTCAATATATGATAATGTCTAAAGTTGCAACGCTTGATATGATTGCGATGCGTGGTGGATTCCCTCTAGATGAATTAATAGATAAAATCTCAGATGAAATTAAAAGGCATGAATCTAAAAAATAGTTTTATGGAAAGGAAAAATTAATGTTGCTACACTATTTTATTTCAGGTGGAATATTTATGTGGGGAATACTGGCGACTTCAATTTGCGGAGTCGCAGTAATTTTGGAAAAATTATGGATTTTTTTTACAATGGAAAAGGATTTTACAAAAGAGTATAGAAAAGAGCTGTATAAGGCATTGCAAACAAAGAGTAAAGAGGAAGTTATTAAGATTACAAATTCAAAAAGAGATTCAGTTTCTAGAATTATTACAAAAACAATGGAAAATATAGATTTGGATTTAAATAAAATTGAGGAATCAGAGAAGGAATATCTTGAGGAAATAATAAGAGAAGCTGTTTTGGCACAGACAGGAAAACTGGAAAAAGGGATGTGGCTTCTTGGGGCAGTAGTAAATACAGCACCTCAGTTGGGGCTTCTTGGAACAGTTACTGGAATGATAACATCATTTTCGGCATTATCTGCAAGTGTGGAAAGTTCTAAAACAGTTGCAGCAGGAATATCAGAGGCTCTGTACACTACGGCGTTTGGTCTAATTGTGGCGATACCTACTTTAATCTTTTACAATTACTTTAATAGAAGAATAGATGCGACAGCGTTGGAAATGGAGAGAGCGGCTTTGCATATTATGGGAAGAGTGAAAAAATAGAATTATAAAGTATTGAAGGGAATAAAAAATGAAATTTTCTAATAGAAGAAATAGGCAGAATGCGGAAATATCAATGCTTAATCTTATCGATGTCATATTTATGTTATTAATATTTTTTATGATTGCCACGACATTTAATAAATATTCACAATTTCAGCTTTCTATTCCTAAATCGGATGCTAAATTTGATAAAAAAGAGGAGACGAAGGCAGAAATAATAGTTAATAGAGAGAAAAAAAATTTTTTGAAGTTAGGAAATAATATTAAAGAAATTTCGGGAGAGAATATTCATAATGAGATTTTGAGATTGCCAAAAGAGATGCTTGAAAATATGACATTGACGGCTGATGAGCATCTTGAATATGGATATATTGTAGAAATAATGTCGAAATTACGTAATGAGAATGTAAAAAATGTTAGTCTTAATATACAAAAAAATGATAAATAATAAATATTAATTTTAAGAAAAGGAGAGCGTGACAGATATATATAATTGTCATGCGGGAATGAAATTTATGTTAAAAAAAATTGCAATTTTAAGTTTAATTTTAGCTAGTCTTTCTTTGTATGCAGAAGGAAAATACGAGGGAAAACTTGAAGAAACAGTCGTAACAGCGACAGGATTTAATGATAACATTGATAATCAAATAAAAAATGTTACGATTATTACGTCGGAGGATATTCAAGAAAAAGGGTATAATACTGTAGAAGATATATTAAAACAGGCACCAGGAGTTAATATCACACAAACTGGATTCGGTTCAGCGGTAGATATGAGAGGTCAAGGGAGATTTGGATTAGGAACGAGTGCAAACATTTCTAAAGCAGTTTCTTCAGTAAAAATCTTGATTGATGGAGATATTGCTATGGATACGATTGATACTTCCCATGCTTATATTCCTTTAAATACAATATCAGTTAATGATGTGGAAAGAGTAGAGATAATAAATGGTGGGGGAACAGTTCTGTATGGGAGTGGAACTCGAGGTGGAGTTGTAAATATTATTACGAAAGATAGAACAAAAGAAGGAGCTTCAGGCAAAGCTTACTATCAAAATAGCTCTTATGGAACAAATAAATTAGGATTTGATGCTGGAATAAATTATGGTAATAAATTTATCATTGATTTGGGGTATGAAAATGTTAATGGAAAAGGATATAGAAGAGGTTCTAAAGAAGCGTATGAATATTTGAATGGGAGCTTGAAATATAATATAACAGATAATCACAGTTTGAAATTTAAGGCGGCGAGATACAATTCAGAAGAAACATTGGCATCAGATTTAACAAAATCGCAACTTTTGAGTGACAGAAGACAGTCTGGGACTTTGAGTGATCTTGATGTTGATAGAAAAGAGTATAGCTTGGGATATGAAGGGAAAGTTACCGATAACTTGAAGTTATCATTGACAGGATATAAACAGGATACAAATAAAATTATGTACGGAATGCCTAAAACAAAATTTGAAGATAATAAAAAAGGAATCAATTTTAAGGGAAATTATGGACTTGAAAATGGGAATATAATTTTTGGATATAACTACATCGACCATAAAGGAAGTAGAGAGCAAACTATATTTGGAACGCCAATTATGAATGTTGATTTGGCGAAAGAGACGAATTCGTTTTATTTGCTAGGGCGTCATAAAATTGTTGGCAATTTAGAAGGAACAGCAGGTTATAGATACGAAAGAGCGGAATATAAAACAAATAGGGAAGTTCCGTCTACGAGAATGCCGATACCTGGTGGAAGAGGCTTTGTGAATATTCCATCAAGAGAAATGCACGGTTTGAGAAAAGACAGTAATAGTGCTTATGAATTGGGACTTAATTACAAATATTCTGATACAGGAAATGTTTATGCCAAATATGAAAGAGGATTTAGATCACCAGCTGCAACAGAATTTGTTGATTATGCACCAGGAGCTAGAAATTATACTTTAAATAATTTAAAAACAGAAAAATTTAATACATATGAAGTAGGATTTAAAGATATGTTGTGGAATTCGTTTGTAAGTGCTACAGCGTTTCATACACGAACAGATAACGAAATATACTTGAATATGGATCACGGAGTATTGGGAGGACCAAGTACAGCAAGATGGACATTCCATAATTTAAAAGCTACCGAAAGAACAGGTGTAGAACTATTTGCTGAGCAATATTTAGGTAAATTGAGAGTAAATGAGTCGTTTACATACGTGAATGCTAAAATTAAAAAAGTGGGAGATGATGTACTAACTTCAACAACTTATAATTTTAAAGATGGGCAAAAAATACCAGGAGTTCCATCTACAAAAGTTACATTAGGACTTGATTATGAAATAGCAGACGGTTTGAGAACTACTGCTAACTTAAATTATTATTCAAGCTCAGTGGATACCTACAATGAAAAAATACCTTCATATTCTACAACAGATTTAGGTTTAAAATACAAACATCAAAGTGGATTTGGGCTTAATGCGGGAGTAAAAAATGTATTTAACAAAAAATATAATGTCGCTCAAGGAAAAGATCCACTTACAGGAAAGACAGTATATTCACCAGCTGACGAACGAACTTATTATATTGGAGCAAGCTATGAATTTTAGAAAAGTGAGCTTATTTCATAAATTTGTTTAGAGCGTTAAAGAGAGGGAAAAAATGAAATTTTATATAATTTCAGTTATTTTAAATATTATGATTTTGTTTATTCCAGTAGCCTATTATACTTCAAATAGCAGTAAAAAAGAAAATAAGCAAAACGAGCCAATAACAGTAAATTTAAGCGAAAGTGTATTCCAAAGTGTTTCACAAGGAACAACTGGAAATGAAAATATTGGAGAGAAAAATGGAGAATCTGGAAATAATGAGAGTGTAAAGAATTCTGATGACACTAAAAATACTGGAAATTCTGAAAAAATAAAAGTTTCACAAAAAAATGAAATCTCAAATTCACATTCTGAATCTAACTCAGAAAAAATTAATAACTTAAACGATCAGAAAGAAAGTCGGAAAACTGAAAATATTAAGACAATCTCACAAAATGAACAAGAAAAAGAAGAGCTAAAAGTATTTCCATTAGAAAATAAGAAAAAGGATATTTCACAGGCTATTTCTGGTATTTCATCAACCTCACCTTTAGAATCAATATTTTCCTCAAAAAATACTGAAAAAATTTTACAAAAAAATGAGAACTTGAAAGTAATTTCAAAAGAAAATCTGACAAATGCAGTATCAACATCTACAAATATTTCAAAAAATATTTCAGAAAACGCTGCTGGAAATCACAAAAATGATTCTCATACTTATAAAACAAGAACTAATAGTGTTGCTGGAAAAAATGAGAATCAGGGAGATGGTACTAATAAAAACAGTAAAAGCAATTCTTTTATTCAAAAAGGAAGAAATAATGGGAATAATGGAAAAGATGGAAATAACAGGGGAAATATTAATGGAAAAGGTCAAAGTGGAGATAATTCAAAAACAGGAAATTTAGAAAAAATTAGCAAAAATTCTAGTAAAAATCATAATATTGAACGAAAAAGAAGTACTGAAAAAGGGGAAGAGGGAAATGAGAATGTCTGCAATGAAGGGAAAGATTTTACAGTTTCATATAATCCAAATTTGAGTTATCCTATTGCAGCACGAAGACTTGGAGATAAAGGAGTTGTTACAGTTTCAGTAAAATTTCATTTCAATAGTAGTGGTTCTGTTAGTGTGATTTCAGTATCAGGCGGGAGCTCAATATTTCAGCAGGAGGCAAGGAGAGCAGCTAGAATAAGAGTGAAAATAAAAAATCCTGAAACTTTGAAATGTACGATAACAAAACCATTTAAATTTGAATATAAATAATCTAAAAAAGGTTAAAAAGGGAGTTGTATTTCTCCCTTTTGTTTTATCTGAAATTTTGTAATTTTTATTAAGATATTAATGCAAAAAGTTTGAAATCACATCTTACATATGGTAAAATATATTAAGTAATTTAAAAAAGGTAAAAAAATAATGATTGAAGTAAAAAATATTAAAGCATCGAAGGAAAAAAATATTGATGCAATATACATTCATATTCCATTTTGCAGTAAAAAATGCGAATATTGTGATTTTTGCACATTTGTGAGAATGGAAGAAGAATATAGAAAATATACGGATTATTTGATTAAAGAAATTAGAATGTATCCAAAAATTAAATATGATACAATTTATTTTGGTGGAGGAACGCCTTCTCTGCTGCCTGTTGAAATGATAAGCGAAATATTAAATGAACTTGACTGGTCTAAAAATGCTGAAATTACGCTGGAATTGAATCCAACGGATATGACTTTTGAGAAATTGAAAAAAATTCGAGAAAGTGGAATAAATAGACTAAGTATTGGAATTCAAAGTTTTCAAGATCATGTTTTAAAATTTATTGGAAGGCAGCATAGTTCTGATGATGCAATAAATGTTTATAAAATGGCAAGAGAGGCAGGATTTTTCAATATTACGGTGGATTTGATGTTCGGGATTCCTAATCAAAGTCTTGAGGATTTGCAAAGGGATCTTGATATTTTGCAGGGATTAAAGCCTGAAAATGTTTCGATTTATTCGCTTATTTGGGAAGAAGGAACGGTTTTTTGGAGTAAGCTGCAAAAGGGTATTTTATCCGAAATTGATCAGGATTTGGAAGCGGAAATGTATGAGAAAATTATTGATTTTTTTGAGAAAAATGGATATTGCCAGTATGAAATTTCTAATTTTGCGAGAATTGACGACAAAGATAAAGATGTTGAAATTAATGAAATAAAAAAATTTGAAGATTTAAGAAAAATGCAGAAAAATGCGGGAAGACATAATTTGAAATATTGGCGAAATCAGAAATTTATTGGCGTTGGAATGAGTGCAGCTAGTTATTTTGACGATAATAGGCATAGTAATGTGCGGACTTTTAAGAAATATTATAATCTGATTGATGATGAGAAATTTCCAATTGATGAAAATACAATTGAAAAAATTGATGATTTTGAAAAAGAAAAATTGAAAAAAATGTTGGGTTTAAGACTTATTGAAGAAGGGGTAAATTATAGTGAAAAAGATGCCAAAAAAGTTGAAAAACTTATAAAAAATGGATTGATTGAAGAGTTTTTTATTGAAAAAAATGAAAAAATAAAATTTAAAAATAAAAAAAATTTTGTTAAAAATTATGAAAAAAGAATAAAATTGACAAAAAAAGGACTTTTTTTGGCAAATAATGTATTTGTTGAATTTATTTAAAAAAAAGGTTATAATAAAATAATTATAGATAACAAAAATTCTTTGATTTTTAAAATAGGAGCAAAAAAATGGAAAAAAAAGAAATAAAACTTGATTGTGAAAAAATAAAAAAAAATTACAACGAAATTTTGGAAGATATAAAAAAATACTCTTCTAATCCAGGAAAAGTGAAACTTTTGTTTGTCAGCAAATACTTTGATGTTTGTCAGCACAAAGAAATTGTCAAAATGGGATACAATTATTTCGGAGAAAATAGAGCGCAACTTTATCGGGATAAATTAAATGAAATTGGTAACAATGGTATCAAATGGGATTTTATTGGAAGATTGCAAAAAAATAAGATAAAGTATATAATTGATAGCGTAAATTTGATACATTCCATAGATTCATATGATTTACTTTTAGAAATCAATAAAAAGGCGACTGAACACGGAAAAATTGTAAATGGACTTCTGCAAATCAATGTTTCAAAAGAAGAGTCAAAAGCAGGAATTTATATCGACGATTTTGAAAAGAATTACAAGAAATATTTTTCACAAGGTAATGTAAAAATAATAGGTTTTATGACGATGGCACCATTTTTGGCGACAGATTGTGAAATTGATAGTTATTTTAAAAAGATGCAAGAATTGAGAGAAAAATTTTCAAAAAAATATGATTATTTGACAGAGCTTTCAATGGGAATGTCAAATGATTATAAAATTGCTCTAAAAAATGGTACAACAATAATCAGAATTGGAAGCAAATTATTTGAATAGGAGGTTAGAATTTTGGGACTAAAACGAAAATTAATGGAATTTTTTGGGGATGACATTGAAGATGACGATGAAGAATTGGAACAATCGGCAGAAGAGAATAAAGAGGTAGAAAATCCAAAAACACAGCAGCAACCAAAGCCAAAACCGATTTTTAAAGAGGATAAACCTAATGAAGAAAAAAAAGGTATAGGTAGTATTTTTGGTGTAGGAAATAAGAAGGAGGAGAGTACAAAGATGGCAGCAGAAATGGCATCAGCTACAAAAGTTAGTTATGTTTCAATAATCAGACCAAAAGTTTTTGAAGATTCAAGACTTATTGCAGATGCGATAAAAGAAAATAAAGTGGTAACATTCAGTTTGGAATTCTTAGAATATGAAGTGGGACAAAGAGTAATAGATTTTGTAAGTGGAGCAGCATATGCTATGAATGCACACTTATCAAAAGTTACAGATAAAGTTTTGACTTCGATTCCAGTTGGAATAGATTATGAAGATATTGATGCTTCACTAGGTGAAGACTCTAAAGATAGCAATTATTTATAGTCATAAATTTCTTTTGATTCGTTTCATAAAAAGAATTATTTCTATTTTGTAATTATTAGAAATAGTTCTTTTTAATTTAAAAAAAATTTTTAAAAAATAGAAAAATTTGTTATAATGTAAAAAGAATATTTGAATATTAAATAAAAAAAATAGGAGATGTAACTATGAAAAGAATAAATAAGAAAAAGATGTTATTTATTGTGGGATTCATGACCATGTCAGCCATTTCTTATGGTAAAGATGTTTTTGCAAATTATGGTATTAGTTTTGGGAAAGTAAACTTATCTAATGTTACAGGTATTGGTCCAGAAGATGCCAAAAGAATTAATGGAGCAACTTATCAGCTCGTTGGAAGCGGAGAGTACAGAATTATGGATGAAGGTGGAAGAAGACTTGTTGTCAATACGGCTAACGGTGTTCTAAATGGTAATTACACTGAATATTATGCAAATGGAAATCAATATACGACAGGAAGGTATACAAATGGAAAAAAAGAAGGAGAGTGGCTAGTTTACTACGAAAATGGAAAATTGTGGAAGAGATACCAATATGCTAACGATGAATTAAACGGAAGATATTATTCATATTATGGAAAAACTGGAAGTCAAGAAACAGTTGGAGAATATCAAAATGGAAAGATGACTGGAACTTGGATGGAATATTATGAAAATGGTTCTAAAAAATCGCAAGGAACTTATGCAGGAGGCTATAAAAACGGATTGTTTACTGAATGGA harbors:
- a CDS encoding toxin-antitoxin system YwqK family antitoxin is translated as MKRINKKKMLFIVGFMTMSAISYGKDVFANYGISFGKVNLSNVTGIGPEDAKRINGATYQLVGSGEYRIMDEGGRRLVVNTANGVLNGNYTEYYANGNQYTTGRYTNGKKEGEWLVYYENGKLWKRYQYANDELNGRYYSYYGKTGSQETVGEYQNGKMTGTWMEYYENGSKKSQGTYAGGYKNGLFTEWKVNGTKVSEINYQNDQVNGLMKVYYENGNLFYEANLNNGAGTLKGYYTNGAVGFTGNLNGRRRVGTWTYYDKAGNSRTVNH
- a CDS encoding TonB family protein yields the protein MKFYIISVILNIMILFIPVAYYTSNSSKKENKQNEPITVNLSESVFQSVSQGTTGNENIGEKNGESGNNESVKNSDDTKNTGNSEKIKVSQKNEISNSHSESNSEKINNLNDQKESRKTENIKTISQNEQEKEELKVFPLENKKKDISQAISGISSTSPLESIFSSKNTEKILQKNENLKVISKENLTNAVSTSTNISKNISENAAGNHKNDSHTYKTRTNSVAGKNENQGDGTNKNSKSNSFIQKGRNNGNNGKDGNNRGNINGKGQSGDNSKTGNLEKISKNSSKNHNIERKRSTEKGEEGNENVCNEGKDFTVSYNPNLSYPIAARRLGDKGVVTVSVKFHFNSSGSVSVISVSGGSSIFQQEARRAARIRVKIKNPETLKCTITKPFKFEYK
- a CDS encoding cell division protein SepF codes for the protein MGLKRKLMEFFGDDIEDDDEELEQSAEENKEVENPKTQQQPKPKPIFKEDKPNEEKKGIGSIFGVGNKKEESTKMAAEMASATKVSYVSIIRPKVFEDSRLIADAIKENKVVTFSLEFLEYEVGQRVIDFVSGAAYAMNAHLSKVTDKVLTSIPVGIDYEDIDASLGEDSKDSNYL
- the hemW gene encoding radical SAM family heme chaperone HemW, whose amino-acid sequence is MIEVKNIKASKEKNIDAIYIHIPFCSKKCEYCDFCTFVRMEEEYRKYTDYLIKEIRMYPKIKYDTIYFGGGTPSLLPVEMISEILNELDWSKNAEITLELNPTDMTFEKLKKIRESGINRLSIGIQSFQDHVLKFIGRQHSSDDAINVYKMAREAGFFNITVDLMFGIPNQSLEDLQRDLDILQGLKPENVSIYSLIWEEGTVFWSKLQKGILSEIDQDLEAEMYEKIIDFFEKNGYCQYEISNFARIDDKDKDVEINEIKKFEDLRKMQKNAGRHNLKYWRNQKFIGVGMSAASYFDDNRHSNVRTFKKYYNLIDDEKFPIDENTIEKIDDFEKEKLKKMLGLRLIEEGVNYSEKDAKKVEKLIKNGLIEEFFIEKNEKIKFKNKKNFVKNYEKRIKLTKKGLFLANNVFVEFI
- a CDS encoding ExbD/TolR family protein produces the protein MKFSNRRNRQNAEISMLNLIDVIFMLLIFFMIATTFNKYSQFQLSIPKSDAKFDKKEETKAEIIVNREKKNFLKLGNNIKEISGENIHNEILRLPKEMLENMTLTADEHLEYGYIVEIMSKLRNENVKNVSLNIQKNDK
- a CDS encoding YggS family pyridoxal phosphate-dependent enzyme — protein: MEKKEIKLDCEKIKKNYNEILEDIKKYSSNPGKVKLLFVSKYFDVCQHKEIVKMGYNYFGENRAQLYRDKLNEIGNNGIKWDFIGRLQKNKIKYIIDSVNLIHSIDSYDLLLEINKKATEHGKIVNGLLQINVSKEESKAGIYIDDFEKNYKKYFSQGNVKIIGFMTMAPFLATDCEIDSYFKKMQELREKFSKKYDYLTELSMGMSNDYKIALKNGTTIIRIGSKLFE
- a CDS encoding TonB-dependent receptor yields the protein MTDIYNCHAGMKFMLKKIAILSLILASLSLYAEGKYEGKLEETVVTATGFNDNIDNQIKNVTIITSEDIQEKGYNTVEDILKQAPGVNITQTGFGSAVDMRGQGRFGLGTSANISKAVSSVKILIDGDIAMDTIDTSHAYIPLNTISVNDVERVEIINGGGTVLYGSGTRGGVVNIITKDRTKEGASGKAYYQNSSYGTNKLGFDAGINYGNKFIIDLGYENVNGKGYRRGSKEAYEYLNGSLKYNITDNHSLKFKAARYNSEETLASDLTKSQLLSDRRQSGTLSDLDVDRKEYSLGYEGKVTDNLKLSLTGYKQDTNKIMYGMPKTKFEDNKKGINFKGNYGLENGNIIFGYNYIDHKGSREQTIFGTPIMNVDLAKETNSFYLLGRHKIVGNLEGTAGYRYERAEYKTNREVPSTRMPIPGGRGFVNIPSREMHGLRKDSNSAYELGLNYKYSDTGNVYAKYERGFRSPAATEFVDYAPGARNYTLNNLKTEKFNTYEVGFKDMLWNSFVSATAFHTRTDNEIYLNMDHGVLGGPSTARWTFHNLKATERTGVELFAEQYLGKLRVNESFTYVNAKIKKVGDDVLTSTTYNFKDGQKIPGVPSTKVTLGLDYEIADGLRTTANLNYYSSSVDTYNEKIPSYSTTDLGLKYKHQSGFGLNAGVKNVFNKKYNVAQGKDPLTGKTVYSPADERTYYIGASYEF
- a CDS encoding MotA/TolQ/ExbB proton channel family protein, which encodes MWGILATSICGVAVILEKLWIFFTMEKDFTKEYRKELYKALQTKSKEEVIKITNSKRDSVSRIITKTMENIDLDLNKIEESEKEYLEEIIREAVLAQTGKLEKGMWLLGAVVNTAPQLGLLGTVTGMITSFSALSASVESSKTVAAGISEALYTTAFGLIVAIPTLIFYNYFNRRIDATALEMERAALHIMGRVKK